In Micromonospora sp. WMMD980, the following are encoded in one genomic region:
- a CDS encoding DUF5319 domain-containing protein yields MHDEPIDPFNGDPADPAAGLHDSGEEETLDPLTEVERQDVLEDLADLEIYQALLQPIGVRGLVIECEDCREPHYFDWDLLRGNLRHLLNSGRPRVHEPAFDPDPDHYVSWDYARGYADGVHDTLTEGTDDAAQE; encoded by the coding sequence GTGCACGACGAGCCCATCGACCCGTTCAACGGCGACCCGGCCGATCCGGCTGCCGGCCTGCACGACTCCGGCGAGGAGGAGACGCTCGACCCGCTGACCGAGGTCGAGCGGCAGGACGTCCTGGAGGATCTCGCTGATCTGGAGATCTACCAGGCCCTGCTCCAGCCGATCGGGGTGCGGGGCCTGGTGATCGAGTGCGAGGACTGCCGCGAGCCGCACTACTTCGACTGGGACCTGCTCCGGGGCAACCTGCGCCACCTGCTCAACTCGGGGCGTCCCCGGGTGCACGAGCCGGCCTTCGACCCCGACCCTGACCACTACGTGAGCTGGGACTACGCCCGCGGCTACGCCGACGGCGTGCACGACACGCTCACCGAGGGCACGGACGACGCCGCTCAGGAGTGA
- a CDS encoding GuaB3 family IMP dehydrogenase-related protein: MRDVVEIGLGKTAQRGYHLDDIAIVPSRRTRDVDDVSTAWQLDAYPFGIPCVAHPSDATMSPASAVRLGELGGLGVLNVEGLWTRYENPTKILEELAGLGEDARATKRLQEVYAEPIRPDLIAERVRELRAGDGTVAVRVSPQHTLALAPVILDAGVDILVIQGTLVSAEHVSTTDEPLNLKEFIADLDLPVIVGGCTDYKTALHLMRTGAAGVIVGIGGDDWSTTESVLGIRVPMATAIADAAAARRDYLDETGGRYVHLIADGDMQTSGDIAKALGCGADAVMLGEPLSLCDEAPAGGAWWHSAASHPSLPRGAFEVAGEPIGSMQRLLFGPADEPDGQLNLFGGLRRAMAKCGYRDLKEFQKVGLVLDR, encoded by the coding sequence ATGCGTGACGTGGTCGAGATCGGGCTGGGCAAGACCGCGCAGCGCGGTTACCACCTGGACGACATCGCCATCGTGCCGAGCCGCCGCACCCGGGACGTCGACGACGTCTCCACCGCGTGGCAGCTCGACGCCTACCCGTTCGGCATCCCCTGCGTCGCGCACCCCTCGGACGCGACCATGAGCCCCGCCTCCGCGGTGCGCCTGGGCGAGCTGGGCGGCCTCGGCGTGCTCAACGTCGAGGGCCTCTGGACCCGCTACGAGAATCCCACCAAGATCCTGGAGGAGCTGGCCGGCCTCGGCGAGGACGCCCGGGCCACCAAGCGCCTCCAGGAGGTCTACGCCGAGCCGATCCGCCCCGACCTGATCGCCGAGCGGGTCCGCGAGCTGCGGGCCGGCGACGGCACGGTGGCCGTCCGGGTCTCGCCGCAGCACACCCTGGCGCTGGCCCCGGTGATCCTCGACGCGGGCGTGGACATCCTGGTCATCCAGGGCACGCTCGTCTCCGCCGAGCACGTCTCCACCACCGACGAGCCGCTGAACCTCAAGGAGTTCATCGCCGACCTCGACCTGCCGGTCATCGTCGGCGGCTGCACCGACTACAAGACCGCGCTGCACCTGATGCGTACCGGCGCGGCCGGCGTGATCGTGGGCATCGGCGGTGACGACTGGTCGACCACCGAGTCGGTGCTCGGCATCCGGGTGCCGATGGCCACCGCCATCGCCGACGCCGCCGCGGCCCGCCGCGACTACCTCGACGAGACCGGCGGCCGGTACGTGCACCTGATCGCCGACGGCGACATGCAGACCTCCGGCGACATCGCCAAGGCGCTCGGCTGCGGCGCGGACGCGGTGATGCTCGGCGAGCCGCTCTCGCTCTGCGACGAGGCCCCGGCCGGCGGCGCCTGGTGGCACTCCGCGGCCAGCCACCCGTCGCTGCCCCGGGGCGCGTTCGAGGTGGCCGGCGAGCCGATCGGCTCGATGCAGCGGCTGCTGTTCGGCCCCGCCGACGAGCCGGACGGCCAGCTCAACCTGTTCGGCGGCCTGCGCCGCGCGATGGCCAAGTGCGGCTACCGCGACCTCAAGGAGTTCCAGAAGGTCGGCCTGGTCCTGGACCGCTGA
- the guaB gene encoding IMP dehydrogenase codes for MENSPSTETPTGLDGGELGGHLPELPAGSARVVPLGLTFDDVLLQPGESDVVPSRVNTRTRLTRNIELTVPLLSSAMDTVTEGRMAIAMARQGGIGVLHRNLSVEDQALQVDLVKRSESGMITNPVTASPDDTLRDVDALCGRYRISGVPVVDGQGQLVGIVTNRDMRFVSDPATPVRDIMTRTPLITASVGVSKDDALDLLRRHKVEKLPIVDGTGALRGLITVKDFTKSEQYPDATKDEAGRLRVAAAIGVGEDSYKRARTLVDAGVDVLIVDTAHGHQRAVLEMVARLKRDVTIDIVGGNIATYAGAKALVDAGADGVKVGVGPGAICTTRIVAGVGVPQITAIMEAARAARPAGVPVIGDGGIQYSGDIAKALVAGADTVMLGSLLAGCEESPGELIFVNGKQYKAYRGMGSLGAMQSRGQVKSYSKDRYFQQDVTNDEKLVPEGVEGQVPYRGPLAQVAHQLTGGLRLAMGYAGAESIAELHERGQLIRITAAGLKESHPHDIQMTVEAPNYHTR; via the coding sequence GTGGAGAATTCGCCCAGCACCGAAACCCCGACCGGCCTCGACGGCGGCGAGCTGGGCGGCCATCTGCCCGAGCTGCCGGCCGGCTCCGCCCGGGTGGTGCCGCTCGGGCTGACCTTCGACGACGTGCTCCTGCAGCCCGGCGAGTCGGACGTCGTGCCCAGCCGGGTCAACACCCGCACCCGGCTCACCCGCAACATCGAGCTGACCGTGCCGCTGCTCTCCAGTGCCATGGACACCGTCACCGAGGGTCGGATGGCGATCGCCATGGCCCGCCAGGGCGGCATCGGCGTGCTGCACCGCAACCTCTCCGTCGAGGACCAGGCGCTCCAGGTCGACCTGGTGAAGCGCTCCGAGTCCGGCATGATCACCAACCCGGTGACGGCCAGCCCGGACGACACGCTCCGCGACGTGGACGCGCTCTGCGGCCGCTACCGCATCTCCGGCGTCCCGGTGGTCGACGGGCAGGGCCAGTTGGTCGGCATCGTGACCAACCGCGACATGCGCTTCGTCTCCGACCCGGCCACGCCGGTCCGCGACATCATGACCCGCACCCCCCTGATCACCGCTTCGGTCGGGGTGAGCAAGGACGACGCGCTCGACCTGCTGCGCCGGCACAAGGTGGAGAAGCTGCCGATCGTCGACGGGACGGGCGCGCTGCGCGGCCTGATCACGGTCAAGGACTTCACCAAGAGCGAGCAGTACCCGGACGCCACCAAGGACGAGGCCGGCCGGCTCCGGGTCGCCGCCGCGATCGGCGTGGGCGAGGACTCGTACAAGCGGGCGCGCACGCTCGTCGACGCCGGCGTCGACGTGCTGATCGTGGACACCGCGCACGGCCACCAGCGGGCCGTGCTGGAGATGGTGGCCCGGCTCAAGCGGGACGTGACCATCGACATCGTGGGCGGCAACATCGCCACGTACGCGGGCGCGAAGGCGCTGGTCGACGCCGGCGCCGACGGCGTCAAGGTGGGCGTCGGGCCGGGCGCCATCTGCACCACCCGGATCGTGGCCGGGGTGGGCGTGCCGCAGATCACCGCGATCATGGAGGCGGCCCGGGCCGCCCGCCCGGCCGGCGTGCCGGTGATCGGCGACGGCGGCATCCAATACTCCGGCGACATCGCCAAGGCGCTGGTGGCCGGCGCCGACACGGTGATGCTCGGCAGCCTGCTGGCCGGCTGCGAGGAGAGCCCCGGCGAGCTGATCTTCGTCAACGGCAAGCAGTACAAGGCGTACCGGGGGATGGGCTCGCTCGGCGCGATGCAGTCCCGCGGCCAGGTCAAGTCGTACTCCAAGGACCGCTACTTCCAGCAGGACGTCACCAACGACGAGAAGCTGGTCCCCGAGGGCGTCGAGGGTCAGGTGCCCTACCGTGGCCCGCTCGCCCAGGTCGCGCACCAGCTCACCGGCGGACTGCGACTCGCCATGGGCTACGCGGGCGCGGAGAGCATCGCCGAGCTGCACGAGCGTGGGCAGCTCATCCGGATCACCGCGGCCGGGCTCAAGGAGAGCCACCCGCACGACATCCAGATGACCGTCGAGGCGCCCAACTACCACACCCGCTGA
- a CDS encoding WhiB family transcriptional regulator: protein MSNVRRLPGPIVDLWDWQRLGACRGRDSAQFFHPDGERGSSRLRRETGAKTVCGTCPVRAECAAHALAVREPYGVWGGFSESERLRLLALGWEDAADRRQSRVDIARLEARLGRAHKTAVPDQRKVA, encoded by the coding sequence ATGTCGAACGTACGTAGGCTGCCTGGACCCATCGTCGACCTCTGGGACTGGCAGCGGCTCGGAGCGTGCCGGGGCCGCGACAGCGCCCAGTTCTTCCACCCGGACGGCGAGCGCGGCTCGTCCCGACTGCGTCGCGAGACCGGCGCCAAGACGGTCTGCGGCACCTGCCCGGTGCGCGCCGAGTGCGCCGCCCACGCCCTCGCCGTCCGCGAGCCGTACGGCGTCTGGGGCGGGTTCAGCGAGTCCGAGCGACTGCGGCTGCTCGCCCTCGGCTGGGAGGACGCGGCCGACCGCCGGCAGTCCCGGGTGGACATCGCCCGGCTGGAGGCACGCCTCGGCCGCGCGCACAAGACCGCCGTCCCCGACCAGCGCAAGGTCGCCTGA
- a CDS encoding response regulator transcription factor, which yields MRSVLVCVRTPLAAQHLTSAAARLGLSGVVRTAVSDPEVMLRLAERPVDVVLADTALTRPDSAGFVRRVLARAPQAAVLLLGVEESESAAATISAGARGLIQNADHDLTSAVAKALLLLSAPGRANRHRVADTARDAAAVGGPTRATAPGRTPGGPGWPAAAPVDAAGLPTMVPVQRGEDANDPAAEGSDAPQPSPGQRPARTPRSAIGLTERELQVLLGMAEGKSNAEIGRELFVSEDTVKTHARRLFRKLGARDRAHAVAAGFRAGLVA from the coding sequence GTGCGTAGCGTTCTTGTATGCGTACGGACACCATTGGCGGCCCAGCATCTGACCTCCGCAGCGGCGCGGCTCGGGCTGTCCGGCGTCGTCCGGACGGCCGTCTCCGATCCCGAGGTGATGTTGCGGCTGGCCGAGCGCCCGGTCGACGTGGTGCTGGCCGACACCGCCCTGACCCGGCCGGACAGCGCCGGCTTCGTGCGGCGGGTGCTCGCCCGCGCGCCGCAGGCCGCGGTGCTGCTGCTCGGTGTCGAGGAGTCGGAGTCGGCGGCGGCCACCATCAGCGCGGGTGCGCGCGGGCTGATCCAGAACGCCGACCACGACCTGACCAGCGCGGTGGCCAAGGCGCTGCTGCTGCTCTCCGCACCGGGTCGGGCCAACCGGCACCGGGTGGCCGACACCGCCCGGGACGCGGCGGCGGTCGGCGGGCCGACCCGGGCCACCGCGCCGGGGCGTACCCCGGGCGGGCCGGGCTGGCCGGCGGCGGCGCCGGTGGATGCCGCGGGCCTGCCCACGATGGTGCCGGTGCAGCGGGGCGAGGACGCCAACGACCCGGCGGCGGAGGGGTCGGATGCGCCCCAGCCGAGCCCCGGCCAGCGCCCGGCGCGGACGCCGCGCAGCGCGATCGGGCTCACCGAGCGTGAGCTTCAGGTGCTGCTCGGTATGGCGGAGGGCAAGAGCAACGCGGAGATCGGGCGGGAGCTGTTCGTCTCCGAGGACACCGTCAAGACACACGCCCGGCGGCTGTTCCGCAAGCTCGGCGCGCGCGACCGGGCGCACGCGGTGGCCGCCGGTTTCCGGGCCGGCCTGGTCGCCTGA